From Pontibacillus yanchengensis, the proteins below share one genomic window:
- a CDS encoding N-6 DNA methylase: MENIESIEKRLWEAADDLRANSKLTSTEYYMPVLGLIFLRHAFNRFLKVESEIKKSLPSRGGVTRQITREDFLSKNALFLQEKSRFDYLINMPEDRDRGQAIIEAMDAIEDDYEDLKGVLPKDYHIFENDLLTRLLKVFNDEALNNVNGDVFGRIYEYFIMKFALQGAQDNGEFFTPVSLVQMIINTIEPDNGIVLDPACGSGGMFVQTSHFLDEQGQNANSAVTFYGQEKTSTTIRLAKMNLAVHGLEGKIAEANTFYEDSHELIEKCNFVMANPPFNVDKVDAEKIKNDTRLPFGLPGVNKNGEVSNGNYLWMSYFLSYLNNNGRAGFVMSSQASSAGGAEKEVRRKIIETGNVDVMISIRSNFFYTRSVPCELWFFNKGKPEHLKNKILMIDARNIYRKVTRKIYDFSPEQLKNLTSIIWLYRGQTEKYLGLIKDYFNKITMECDVLPKALKSFNEEMLQLSEQLKSFSKNAELGKEEQDKLKNSINELTNFVNKYELDLKNLQSQIKDWKSSLTPNGLKDNNLQLKYSEKYQTIFNLKRDISKSVDQIYRIIVSTIEMCEIELSAKTFENWKTREIKKYKESFDDRKKELLRGLRSSIYYFKQILWLQEKFPKAELENVEGLVKLVNLEDVEKSDWSLTPGKYVGVAPEEEDEDFDFEQTIKDIHLELSDLDDEAKRLADLIQQNFKEMGL, from the coding sequence ATGGAAAATATAGAGAGTATTGAAAAGCGCTTATGGGAAGCCGCAGATGACCTTCGTGCTAATTCTAAATTAACATCTACAGAATATTACATGCCAGTATTAGGGCTTATATTTTTACGGCACGCCTTTAATCGGTTTTTAAAGGTTGAGTCCGAAATAAAAAAGTCTTTACCAAGCCGTGGAGGTGTAACACGTCAAATTACAAGGGAAGACTTTTTAAGTAAAAATGCCTTGTTTTTGCAAGAAAAATCTCGGTTTGATTACCTAATTAACATGCCAGAAGATAGAGATCGAGGACAAGCAATTATAGAAGCTATGGATGCGATTGAAGATGATTACGAGGATTTAAAAGGTGTGTTACCTAAAGATTATCATATCTTTGAAAATGATTTACTTACAAGACTTCTAAAAGTTTTTAATGATGAAGCGCTAAACAATGTAAATGGAGATGTGTTCGGTAGAATATATGAATATTTCATTATGAAATTTGCATTGCAAGGTGCTCAAGATAATGGAGAGTTTTTTACCCCAGTTTCCTTAGTTCAAATGATTATTAATACTATTGAACCAGATAATGGAATTGTGTTGGACCCTGCATGCGGTTCTGGGGGTATGTTTGTTCAGACAAGTCATTTCCTTGATGAACAAGGACAAAATGCAAATTCTGCTGTGACATTCTACGGTCAAGAAAAAACTTCTACTACCATACGTTTAGCGAAGATGAATTTGGCAGTACATGGTTTAGAAGGGAAAATTGCAGAGGCAAACACTTTTTATGAAGATTCTCATGAATTAATAGAAAAATGTAATTTTGTCATGGCCAATCCACCCTTCAATGTTGATAAGGTAGATGCTGAGAAAATCAAGAACGATACGAGATTGCCTTTTGGGTTACCGGGTGTAAATAAAAATGGTGAAGTAAGTAATGGGAATTACTTATGGATGTCATATTTCTTAAGCTACCTAAATAACAATGGACGAGCTGGGTTTGTTATGTCTTCCCAAGCTTCAAGTGCAGGTGGTGCTGAGAAAGAGGTTCGAAGGAAGATTATAGAGACCGGTAATGTAGATGTAATGATATCTATTCGCTCAAACTTCTTTTATACACGGTCCGTTCCATGTGAGTTATGGTTCTTTAATAAAGGGAAACCAGAACATCTCAAGAATAAGATTTTAATGATAGATGCCAGAAATATTTATAGAAAAGTGACAAGAAAGATATATGATTTTTCTCCAGAACAGTTGAAGAATTTAACTTCTATAATATGGCTTTATAGAGGCCAAACTGAAAAATATTTAGGGCTAATAAAAGACTATTTTAATAAAATAACTATGGAATGTGATGTACTTCCTAAAGCTCTAAAATCATTTAATGAGGAAATGCTTCAGTTGTCAGAACAATTAAAGTCATTTTCAAAAAACGCAGAGTTGGGCAAAGAGGAACAAGATAAACTTAAAAATAGTATAAATGAGCTCACAAATTTTGTTAACAAATATGAACTAGACCTAAAGAACCTACAAAGTCAAATAAAAGATTGGAAATCCTCATTAACACCCAATGGATTAAAAGATAATAATCTACAGCTAAAGTATAGTGAGAAATATCAGACGATCTTTAACCTTAAAAGAGACATTTCAAAAAGTGTAGATCAAATTTATAGAATTATTGTCTCTACAATAGAAATGTGTGAAATAGAACTTTCTGCTAAAACATTTGAAAATTGGAAAACAAGAGAAATCAAAAAATACAAAGAAAGCTTTGATGATCGAAAAAAAGAACTCCTCAGAGGTTTAAGAAGTTCTATTTATTATTTTAAGCAAATATTATGGCTTCAAGAAAAGTTTCCGAAAGCTGAATTAGAAAATGTAGAGGGATTAGTGAAATTAGTTAATTTAGAAGATGTGGAAAAAAGTGATTGGAGTTTAACACCCGGAAAATATGTTGGAGTTGCACCTGAAGAAGAAGACGAAGATTTTGATTTCGAACAAACCATAAAAGATATTCATTTAGAGTTGTCGGATTTAGATGATGAAGCAAAAAGATTAGCAGATTTAATTCAACAAAACTTTAAGGAGATGGGACTATGA
- a CDS encoding restriction endonuclease subunit S: MIWEKVPFESLYLIPSRNGLTRPQRVRGSGHKMVNMGELFKYDRITSDIEMELVPMNNKELTNTVLESGDILFARQSLVREGAGKCSIILDVNEVLTFESHLIRIRLNTKVANPLFYYYYFSSSVSNMQTIIQQCAQAGIRGSELTKLEVHKPPMVIQNKIANILSAYDDLIELNNRRIKLLYNAGKNLYKQWFIHFKYPGSHINEAFKSWSKQKINDIGKVITGKTPSTKNPDFYGGEVPFIKTPDMHGNIFITKTGNYLTELGAGAQKNKYIPENTLIVSCIGTIGVVAITSQASQTNQQINSVILNKNYYLYYCYYAFQSLKEQMEALGGGATMSNVNKTKFENLEIVFPEENLLQDFNDLCEPIFEQILNLQKQNEKLSQARDLLVNRLMRGEIKV, encoded by the coding sequence ATGATTTGGGAAAAAGTCCCTTTTGAGTCGCTCTATTTAATTCCATCCAGAAATGGATTAACTAGACCTCAAAGAGTAAGAGGTTCAGGACATAAAATGGTTAATATGGGTGAACTTTTTAAGTATGATCGCATAACAAGTGACATAGAAATGGAACTTGTACCTATGAATAATAAAGAACTCACTAATACAGTTCTTGAAAGTGGAGATATCCTTTTTGCAAGACAATCATTAGTCAGAGAAGGTGCAGGTAAGTGCTCAATCATACTAGATGTAAATGAAGTTCTTACTTTTGAGTCTCACTTAATAAGAATTAGATTAAATACCAAGGTAGCTAATCCACTATTCTATTATTATTACTTTTCGTCATCAGTTAGTAATATGCAAACTATTATTCAACAATGCGCACAAGCAGGTATTCGAGGAAGTGAACTAACTAAACTTGAAGTGCACAAGCCACCTATGGTTATACAAAATAAAATTGCTAATATATTATCAGCTTATGATGACTTAATTGAGTTAAATAATCGTAGGATTAAATTATTGTATAACGCTGGAAAAAATTTATACAAACAGTGGTTTATACATTTTAAATATCCAGGTTCACACATAAATGAAGCATTTAAATCATGGAGTAAACAGAAAATTAATGATATTGGAAAGGTGATTACTGGGAAAACACCATCTACAAAAAATCCAGATTTTTATGGAGGAGAAGTACCTTTTATAAAAACTCCAGATATGCATGGAAATATCTTTATCACAAAAACCGGAAATTATTTAACTGAGCTTGGCGCAGGTGCCCAAAAAAACAAGTATATCCCTGAAAATACGTTAATCGTATCTTGTATAGGAACAATTGGAGTAGTTGCAATAACAAGTCAAGCATCTCAAACAAATCAACAGATAAATAGTGTTATTCTCAATAAGAATTACTATTTATATTACTGTTATTATGCTTTTCAATCATTAAAAGAACAGATGGAGGCTCTTGGTGGAGGAGCAACTATGAGTAATGTTAATAAGACTAAATTTGAAAACCTGGAAATAGTTTTTCCAGAGGAGAATTTATTACAGGACTTTAATGATTTATGCGAACCTATTTTTGAGCAAATATTAAATCTGCAGAAACAAAATGAAAAGCTATCTCAAGCTAGAGATTTATTAGTTAACAGACTAATGAGAGGTGAAATAAAAGTATGA
- a CDS encoding type I restriction endonuclease subunit R, translating into MSAPMSEDKLVQETTANYFQDALNWNSVFAYNTEVMGINGTLGRTSEKEVVLVRYLRQALKTLNPGIPDEAYEDAIHQITESNVSKSMLQINREKYLLFKNGVQVSYRNNKGIIEKKRLRVFNFEDPSANHFLVVREMWVQGRLYRRRPDIIGFVNGIPLLFIELKNVHRDIREAYEGNLSDYKDTVPHLFDHNAFVFLSNGDEAKVGSISSKYEHFNEWKRLSEDDKGIVDLETLLKGTCTKENFMDLFENFILFDDSSGKLIKIVARNHQFLGVNLVVDAVRNRENLDGKLGVFWHTQGSGKSYSMVFFTEKVHRKIQGNFTFLIVTDREDLDSQIYKTFAGTGAVSDEGSRAGSGKHLEQLLCSDHEYVFSMIHKFNQEIDPSNPYSKRNDIIVISDEAHRTQYGRLALNMRNALPNAHYIGFTGTPLFKDDQITKRLFGDYVSTYDFQKAVDDNATVPLFYDNRGEKLNLSTKDINQKIAEKIEETELDQDQQARLEKELAREYHILTAEKRLDAIAKDFVEHYTTRWETGKSMLVCLDKITVVRLYNLILKYWKEKIQEIERTVGSVEDEQEETFIKRKLQWLKETEMAVVVSEEQGEVQKFKKWDLDIIPHREKMKNGYETSDGRRIDLDTAFKNQDHPLRVAIVCAMWLTGFDVPSLSTLYLDKPLRAHTLMQTIARANRVNEGKNNGLIVDYCGILKNLREALATFATGQEGNNDGNDPVKPDEELLEDLKETIEATKTYLLTRGFSLDSMLDKKGFELIASINKAKEAINENEETRKRYEIFARQVFKKFKACINIKEVNKFRPDYNNIDIIYKKLQDDKEKADISEVLREMHAIVDEAIETSVIDEKEDSRLYDISNIDFERLKEEFKKSPAKNTTVHNLNEVVEKRLSQMIKKNPLRVDYYQKYQKIIEEYNKEKDRTTIEETFEQILRFVKNLDEEEKRGVREGLNEEKLALYDLLISGKKLSKKEREKIKEVGKELLEALKSEKLNMSNWREKESTKADIKTFIYNYLYDENTGLPIEQYTPEDVEFKANIVFEHIFNQYSSSTENVYAS; encoded by the coding sequence ATGAGTGCACCCATGTCTGAGGATAAATTAGTCCAAGAGACCACAGCAAATTATTTTCAAGATGCATTAAATTGGAATTCAGTATTTGCTTATAATACGGAAGTGATGGGGATAAATGGAACTTTAGGGAGAACATCTGAGAAAGAAGTGGTACTCGTACGATACCTTCGACAAGCACTCAAGACTTTAAATCCTGGGATCCCTGATGAAGCTTATGAAGATGCGATACATCAAATTACTGAATCAAATGTTTCAAAGTCAATGCTTCAAATTAACCGAGAGAAGTATTTATTATTTAAAAATGGAGTACAAGTTTCCTATAGAAATAATAAGGGGATTATCGAAAAAAAGCGGCTTAGGGTTTTCAACTTTGAGGACCCTTCTGCCAATCATTTTTTAGTCGTTAGAGAAATGTGGGTACAAGGAAGATTATATCGCCGACGTCCAGACATTATAGGTTTTGTAAATGGAATTCCTTTATTATTTATTGAATTAAAAAATGTGCATCGTGACATTCGAGAAGCATATGAAGGTAATTTAAGTGACTATAAAGATACAGTACCTCACTTGTTCGATCACAATGCATTTGTGTTTTTAAGTAATGGTGACGAAGCAAAGGTAGGATCAATTTCAAGTAAATATGAACACTTTAATGAATGGAAACGTTTGAGCGAAGATGATAAAGGTATCGTAGACCTTGAAACGTTATTAAAGGGTACGTGCACAAAAGAAAATTTTATGGATCTTTTTGAGAACTTTATTTTATTTGATGACAGCTCTGGAAAGCTAATTAAAATAGTTGCTCGTAATCATCAATTTCTAGGTGTGAATTTGGTAGTTGATGCTGTGAGAAATAGAGAGAATTTAGATGGAAAGCTAGGTGTGTTTTGGCATACCCAAGGTAGTGGGAAATCTTACTCTATGGTGTTTTTTACGGAAAAAGTACACCGAAAAATACAAGGGAATTTCACTTTCTTAATTGTTACTGACAGAGAAGATTTAGATAGTCAAATATACAAAACATTCGCTGGCACAGGAGCTGTTAGCGATGAGGGTTCAAGAGCAGGTTCAGGCAAACATTTAGAACAACTACTATGCTCTGATCATGAGTATGTGTTTTCTATGATTCACAAATTTAATCAGGAAATAGATCCTAGCAATCCTTATTCAAAGAGAAATGACATTATTGTTATTTCAGATGAGGCGCATCGTACACAGTATGGTCGTCTTGCACTAAACATGCGGAATGCGCTACCGAATGCACATTATATTGGCTTTACCGGCACGCCGTTATTCAAAGATGACCAAATAACTAAGAGATTATTTGGTGATTATGTATCAACCTACGATTTTCAAAAAGCTGTCGATGATAATGCAACTGTCCCTCTGTTTTACGATAACCGCGGTGAGAAACTAAACTTGTCAACAAAAGATATAAACCAAAAAATTGCTGAAAAAATAGAAGAAACTGAGCTTGACCAAGATCAACAGGCAAGGTTAGAAAAGGAACTTGCACGCGAATACCATATTCTTACAGCTGAAAAACGGTTAGATGCAATAGCAAAAGATTTTGTAGAACATTATACAACACGCTGGGAAACAGGAAAATCAATGCTGGTTTGTTTAGACAAAATTACAGTAGTAAGGCTGTACAATTTAATACTAAAATACTGGAAAGAAAAAATCCAAGAAATCGAAAGAACAGTTGGTTCAGTTGAAGATGAACAAGAAGAAACATTTATTAAAAGAAAGCTCCAGTGGCTAAAGGAAACAGAAATGGCTGTTGTAGTTAGTGAAGAGCAAGGAGAAGTTCAAAAGTTTAAAAAGTGGGATCTTGATATTATTCCACATAGAGAAAAGATGAAAAACGGTTATGAAACATCTGACGGTAGACGTATTGATTTAGATACGGCTTTCAAAAATCAGGACCACCCTTTACGGGTTGCGATAGTATGTGCGATGTGGTTAACTGGATTCGATGTTCCTAGTCTCTCAACATTATACTTGGATAAACCGCTTAGAGCACATACTTTGATGCAAACCATTGCTAGAGCGAATCGTGTTAATGAAGGAAAAAACAACGGCCTTATTGTGGATTATTGTGGGATATTAAAAAATTTACGGGAAGCGTTGGCTACTTTTGCCACAGGGCAGGAAGGCAATAACGATGGCAATGACCCTGTTAAACCTGATGAAGAGTTACTTGAGGATTTAAAAGAAACCATTGAGGCTACTAAAACCTATTTGTTAACAAGGGGCTTCAGCCTTGATAGTATGTTAGATAAAAAGGGATTTGAGCTTATTGCTTCGATTAATAAGGCAAAAGAAGCTATAAATGAAAATGAAGAAACTAGGAAAAGATATGAAATCTTTGCTCGACAAGTTTTCAAGAAATTCAAAGCCTGTATCAATATTAAAGAAGTTAACAAGTTTAGACCGGATTATAATAATATTGATATCATTTATAAAAAGTTACAGGATGATAAGGAAAAGGCTGATATATCTGAAGTATTAAGAGAAATGCATGCTATTGTAGATGAAGCTATTGAGACATCTGTTATTGATGAAAAAGAAGATAGTCGTTTATATGACATTAGTAATATAGACTTTGAACGATTAAAAGAAGAATTTAAAAAATCACCTGCGAAAAATACTACAGTTCATAATTTAAATGAGGTAGTTGAAAAACGTCTTAGTCAGATGATTAAGAAGAACCCCCTACGCGTTGACTATTATCAGAAATATCAAAAAATTATCGAAGAATATAATAAGGAAAAGGACCGAACAACTATAGAAGAAACATTCGAACAAATTCTTCGTTTTGTAAAGAATTTGGATGAGGAAGAAAAACGCGGTGTTAGAGAAGGCTTAAATGAAGAAAAGTTAGCTCTTTACGATTTACTTATTTCTGGTAAAAAACTTTCAAAAAAAGAGCGCGAAAAAATCAAAGAAGTAGGGAAAGAGTTACTTGAAGCATTAAAATCAGAAAAGTTAAATATGAGCAACTGGAGAGAGAAAGAATCGACTAAAGCAGATATAAAAACATTCATTTATAACTACCTTTATGATGAGAATACCGGGTTACCAATTGAACAATATACACCTGAAGATGTTGAGTTTAAAGCTAATATAGTTTTCGAACATATTTTTAATCAATATAGTAGTTCAACTGAGAATGTTTATGCTAGTTGA
- a CDS encoding CHAT domain-containing protein, with protein sequence MIRESFLKATETVNQAIFYAPDDVNELKKYFHRVGIDHSQKNLLKMFRLCIRITQSLPDEKYYIHKNIVYDVSNAYVALGKKHKKVIKQNVGFAFKKEHFTFKKYVQFGDPHLFAIALYINLAARLEDIGLPGEAFNAIVKSLDPWVEVYDKDTGKGDLKTKNIDLFDEFLIGTIMLGVEGNRQTLIGRAATSFRNLSVVGHVNNDALNMFLKYKKFVKHGEDAIYEDIRFYTTYLELIMGEKTKNENFDEIVSYLEGQFNLEFLRNSHDKCFIIASVLAKALDSTEWSEHAVSSSPSVSFWAELFYMQAFTISRSSNPDVEEYWRLLRGFLLHAGNIHSDRMLLDLFKQKNSGFLNMMVASCLHNKEYQLALELIYAWWVYKPGDTGLQNVEGKAMIIAIPNFHSEGYFFLIYDKEKVRALASKSSKKLSDILEIKDNIEAGWTAILNEEDTLTPKEENRIHIDESSEYINSLSDFAGVSELNKVLSKIKEETHFEYIELTWTNFPIPEILSNTTKHTYSISVDSVRLPAPKEIKKVLIWSDPDGTLLTSVFEAEAIKYLLSSKKIEFEFYEGENCTKNLFLEKYSDPEFDMIWVISHGEFNSDNPPFSKLYVSENDPVTTWELKKSVPITNKRRYLILNACQSGTAGVRFNSMGFMGIGPSITNEFQSVLGHLWYVDTLASAVLGILTLQAILEGNTMAFSLKQASKIMCEGNRAIEGNLSKINGDLQIVDRVKNSMSKDLSLPFYSMSGLLFG encoded by the coding sequence ATGATAAGAGAAAGTTTTTTAAAAGCTACTGAAACAGTGAACCAAGCTATTTTTTACGCACCAGATGATGTAAATGAGCTAAAAAAATATTTTCACAGAGTGGGGATTGACCACAGCCAAAAAAATTTACTTAAGATGTTCCGTTTATGTATTAGAATCACACAGTCTCTTCCAGATGAAAAATACTATATACATAAAAATATAGTATATGACGTTTCAAATGCGTATGTTGCATTAGGTAAAAAACATAAAAAGGTTATAAAACAAAATGTTGGATTCGCATTCAAGAAAGAGCATTTTACATTTAAAAAGTATGTGCAATTTGGCGATCCGCACCTTTTTGCTATAGCACTATATATTAATTTAGCAGCAAGGCTAGAGGACATAGGTTTACCTGGTGAAGCTTTCAACGCAATAGTAAAATCATTGGATCCATGGGTGGAAGTATATGATAAAGATACAGGGAAAGGGGATTTAAAAACAAAAAATATAGATTTATTTGATGAATTTTTAATTGGAACAATTATGTTAGGAGTAGAAGGTAACCGTCAAACTCTTATTGGCAGAGCTGCTACTAGCTTTCGCAACTTAAGTGTGGTTGGACATGTAAATAATGATGCACTTAATATGTTTTTAAAATATAAGAAATTTGTAAAGCATGGTGAAGATGCAATATATGAAGATATACGTTTCTATACGACATACTTAGAACTTATAATGGGGGAAAAAACGAAAAATGAAAACTTCGATGAGATAGTAAGTTATCTAGAAGGTCAGTTCAATCTTGAATTTTTAAGGAATTCCCATGATAAATGCTTTATTATTGCTTCAGTACTCGCTAAAGCATTAGATAGCACAGAATGGTCTGAACATGCAGTTTCTTCATCTCCAAGCGTAAGTTTCTGGGCAGAATTATTTTATATGCAAGCATTTACTATCTCTCGTTCATCAAACCCAGATGTAGAAGAATATTGGAGACTTTTAAGAGGTTTTTTACTTCATGCTGGAAATATTCATTCTGACAGAATGTTATTAGATTTATTTAAACAGAAGAACAGTGGTTTTTTAAACATGATGGTAGCATCATGTCTTCATAATAAGGAGTATCAATTAGCTTTAGAGTTAATATATGCATGGTGGGTATATAAACCTGGCGATACAGGCTTGCAAAATGTAGAAGGTAAAGCAATGATAATTGCAATTCCAAACTTTCATTCAGAAGGGTATTTTTTTCTAATATATGATAAGGAGAAGGTGCGTGCGCTAGCTTCTAAAAGTAGTAAAAAGTTATCTGATATATTAGAGATAAAGGATAATATTGAAGCAGGTTGGACTGCCATTTTAAATGAAGAGGATACTCTTACTCCAAAAGAGGAAAATAGAATTCATATAGATGAGTCCTCTGAGTACATTAATTCTTTATCTGATTTTGCCGGAGTTAGCGAATTGAATAAGGTATTATCTAAAATAAAGGAAGAAACCCATTTTGAATATATTGAGTTAACATGGACCAATTTCCCAATTCCGGAAATACTATCAAATACAACTAAACATACTTACTCTATATCTGTAGATAGTGTTAGATTACCTGCACCCAAGGAAATAAAAAAAGTGTTAATATGGAGTGATCCAGACGGAACCTTACTTACATCAGTCTTTGAGGCTGAAGCAATTAAATATTTATTGTCTAGTAAGAAGATAGAATTCGAATTTTATGAGGGTGAAAATTGTACTAAAAATTTGTTTCTTGAGAAATATTCTGATCCAGAGTTTGATATGATATGGGTAATATCTCACGGGGAGTTTAATTCGGATAATCCACCTTTTTCTAAACTATATGTGTCAGAAAATGACCCAGTTACAACATGGGAATTAAAAAAAAGTGTACCCATTACAAATAAAAGACGATACTTAATTTTGAATGCATGTCAAAGTGGCACTGCTGGAGTAAGATTTAATAGCATGGGTTTTATGGGAATTGGCCCTTCTATAACTAATGAATTTCAGTCTGTATTAGGTCATCTTTGGTATGTTGATACACTCGCATCTGCGGTTCTCGGGATTCTTACACTTCAAGCAATTCTGGAGGGGAATACTATGGCTTTTTCTTTAAAACAAGCTTCTAAGATTATGTGTGAAGGAAATCGTGCGATTGAGGGAAATTTATCAAAAATTAATGGTGACCTACAAATAGTGGATCGAGTTAAAAATTCTATGTCTAAAGATTTGAGTTTGCCTTTTTATTCAATGTCAGGGTTACTATTTGGATAA
- a CDS encoding AAA family ATPase: MTTVSEAYFVGAVIDGENQFNRFLEEGIWENGYDDKYQEKVSEMEVGDRIAIKSSFTRKNNLPFENNGVSVSVMRIKAIGTITHNLGDGKRVSVDWEQLTPSKEWYFFTSRNIIWHVEAADGWMQRNLIHFAFHDEQQDIDRFLQHPYWKEKYVSADFEWTYFYEELADALLRYKDNRVELLRDIHSIYEKLNMNNPFSMKKTDGSEELLNDICPFTVFGMFNKRIRDDNRQLILRELAHLLELEEQVPSVFEGVPRVNNLKAWFFGGDDRRGETDIDQLWQLFESAIQYAEEDTEEDKQLFIDRFNQVIQQYGIHWNITIGLYWIRPWDYVPLDNNTRTNLQDELQVKVLTRHKRRMITGEDYVSLLEEMYENFEREDYPVHSFPELSYKSVQNELGVTDSVEPDEQEEDNSPESIIEKSYDYYDKEAFLDEVFVNDEDYETMRALLRRKKNLILQGAPGVGKTFVAKRLAYSLMGEKNSSRIKMLQFHQSYAYEDFVMGYRPDGNGGFTLKEGPFYQFCQEAKQYPNKDFYFIIDEINRGNLSKIFGELLMLIESDKRGEALTLTYNDEEFFVPKNVYLIGMMNTADRSLAIIDYALRRRFSFFELEPAFHSNKFKQLLLDQGASENLVEQIQIRLANVNREIENDFNLGKGFRIGHSYFTQYEVTDNWYKEIILYEIEPLLKEYWFDEEEKAQNFVNELLR; this comes from the coding sequence ATGACGACTGTTAGTGAAGCATATTTTGTAGGAGCTGTCATAGATGGTGAGAATCAATTCAATCGTTTTTTGGAAGAAGGCATTTGGGAAAACGGGTATGATGACAAGTATCAAGAGAAAGTTTCTGAGATGGAGGTGGGAGATCGTATAGCCATCAAGTCCTCTTTTACTAGAAAGAATAATCTCCCGTTTGAGAACAATGGTGTAAGTGTTTCTGTTATGCGCATAAAAGCTATTGGGACTATAACTCATAATCTTGGAGATGGAAAAAGAGTGTCGGTCGATTGGGAACAGCTCACCCCATCGAAAGAGTGGTATTTCTTCACAAGTCGGAACATCATCTGGCATGTCGAAGCTGCGGACGGTTGGATGCAGAGGAATTTAATCCATTTTGCGTTTCATGATGAGCAACAGGATATCGATCGGTTTCTCCAGCACCCTTATTGGAAGGAAAAGTATGTATCAGCTGATTTTGAATGGACGTATTTCTATGAAGAGTTAGCGGATGCTTTATTGCGTTATAAAGATAATCGAGTGGAGTTACTCAGAGACATCCATAGTATTTATGAAAAGCTCAATATGAATAATCCCTTTTCTATGAAGAAAACGGATGGCAGTGAAGAACTCTTGAATGATATCTGTCCGTTTACGGTGTTCGGCATGTTTAATAAACGTATTCGTGACGATAACCGACAATTGATTTTAAGAGAGTTGGCGCATTTACTAGAACTTGAGGAGCAAGTTCCTTCCGTTTTCGAAGGAGTCCCTAGAGTCAATAACCTAAAGGCCTGGTTCTTCGGGGGCGATGATCGAAGAGGAGAAACAGACATTGATCAGTTATGGCAATTGTTCGAATCGGCTATTCAGTACGCAGAGGAAGATACTGAAGAAGATAAGCAATTATTTATTGATCGGTTTAACCAAGTGATTCAACAATATGGCATCCACTGGAATATTACCATCGGTTTATATTGGATTAGACCGTGGGATTATGTGCCATTGGATAACAATACGCGAACAAATCTACAAGATGAACTCCAGGTTAAAGTGTTGACGCGGCATAAAAGAAGAATGATTACTGGAGAAGATTATGTATCTCTATTAGAGGAAATGTACGAGAACTTTGAAAGAGAAGATTACCCTGTTCATTCCTTTCCTGAGCTTTCCTATAAATCTGTACAAAATGAATTAGGTGTGACTGACTCGGTTGAACCTGATGAGCAGGAAGAGGATAATTCCCCTGAATCTATTATAGAGAAAAGTTATGATTACTACGATAAAGAAGCTTTCCTGGATGAGGTATTTGTGAATGATGAAGATTATGAAACGATGAGAGCCTTATTAAGACGAAAGAAAAATCTAATACTACAAGGTGCACCAGGTGTGGGAAAAACGTTTGTAGCAAAGAGATTGGCATATTCATTAATGGGAGAGAAAAACTCATCTAGAATCAAGATGCTACAATTTCATCAAAGTTATGCGTACGAGGATTTTGTTATGGGATATCGACCTGATGGAAATGGCGGCTTTACGTTGAAAGAAGGTCCGTTTTATCAATTTTGTCAGGAAGCAAAGCAGTATCCTAATAAGGATTTTTATTTTATTATAGATGAAATCAACAGGGGGAATCTGAGTAAGATTTTTGGAGAATTGCTCATGCTGATTGAAAGTGATAAACGGGGAGAAGCGTTGACCCTTACATACAATGATGAGGAATTTTTCGTTCCAAAAAATGTGTACTTGATTGGCATGATGAACACTGCTGACCGCAGTCTTGCGATTATTGATTATGCATTACGAAGACGTTTTTCTTTCTTCGAACTTGAACCTGCTTTCCATTCTAATAAGTTTAAACAACTTTTACTAGATCAAGGTGCTAGCGAAAATCTTGTGGAGCAAATTCAAATTCGACTTGCCAATGTAAATAGAGAGATTGAGAATGACTTTAACCTTGGAAAAGGGTTCCGGATTGGACATAGCTATTTTACTCAATACGAAGTCACTGACAATTGGTATAAAGAAATCATCCTTTATGAAATAGAACCTCTTTTGAAAGAGTATTGGTTTGACGAAGAGGAAAAAGCACAGAACTTCGTTAATGAATTGTTAAGGTGA